The following proteins are encoded in a genomic region of Sparus aurata chromosome 23, fSpaAur1.1, whole genome shotgun sequence:
- the LOC115575052 gene encoding uncharacterized protein LOC115575052: METSDFVRDKLTEWGFSEFKQRFEDEGIDKETFLSLGDSGRINVLIPKIGPRVKFRKRLKEYLQWNSMETCDFVQDKLTEWDLSELIQRFEDQGIDKETFLSLEESGNLNDLIPRTGPRVKFRKRLREYLQAQTEMQAEPPEMMETDTGTYSDQEDDPEMDPTIFSWQFQPTSTSDTDRDNEMSEEPVSNSNLSTGVLGVILFILRHRLTAAFSEFMALLNFLSPNLMTSFKHLSDQIPALSAEFYCDNCQNYMGKNTDDARCSCDTIFNKKSSHERGRFFLSVSLKDLLKNVLKNHGTELLPKTVNHENDIKDVMDGAMYQNLLRQGKLAADDLTLMWNCDEVPIYEPTRWSIWPLQFTINELPYTQRMENVIVAGLWFGPEKPTMNTFLKPFIDECRDLAKNPFQWTDANGAVHSSKVFSLVCSSDAVARPLLRNCKQFNGEHGCDWCLHPGRVVEKHKGCMRSFPYDENNQAARSNEMFRDDAKEAENTGSPKHGVKGLSLLSVLPLFDIVFGFVPDYLHSVLMGVSKQLMSLWLNPVNSTKPWYVGNETSQMDSRLLCLKPPIEMTRSPRSLKCRENWKAWEWRAFLLFYAISVLPGILIPTYLEHYFVLSFSIHILLQESVSRHDLQLAHASLVHFVKALTELYGEENVSFNCHQLIHLAESVQNWGPLWATSTFCFERNNGNLRTLLNGLKNNPLQIYQRLLAWQCLPRHLSSSVFNRQSDFSELLAKLRPINDDAGSAKPLGKSCNVDLTVSIKFAIQKLLSRPVLEKNVEAYDSFSKGHTVYHSTQCKGQTDCIIKLKNGCCGEIQLILLYKENCSCTSNCLCKAVPIIVVHLYHIKPDTLFHKIHPAHPSKAIFEKAIFEKVEKTDQPKAFFLEDIMCKCMYVDGWLVPLPNTYERY; the protein is encoded by the exons TGGAATTCAATGGAGACATGTGATTTTGTCCAGGATAAATTAACTGAATGGGATCTCAGTGAGCTGATTCAGAGATTTGAAG atCAAGGCATTGACAAGGAAACGTTCCTAAGTCTTGAGGAGTCAGGCAACTTGAATGACTTGATTCCAAGAACTGGACCTAGAGTTAAATTCAGAAAGAGACTCAGAGAATATTTACAG GCCCAGACAGAAATGCAAGCTGAACCTCCTGAAATGATGGAAACAGACACTGGCACATATTCAGACCAAGAGGACGACCCTGAAATG GATCCAACCATTTTTTCATGGCAGTTTCAGCCCACTTCAACTTCTGACACAGATCGTGACAATGAGATG AGTGAGGAGCCAGTGTCCAACAGTAACTTGAGTACAGGCGTACTTGGTGTGATACTCTTCATTCTGCGTCACCGCCTAACTGCGGCTTTCAGTGAATTTATGGCTCTACTGAATTTTCTCAGCCCTAACCTGATGACTTCGTTTAAGCATCTCTCTGATCAGATTCCTGCCTTGTCTGCTGAGTTTTACTGTGATAACTGTCAAAACTACATGGGAAAAAATACTGATGATGCTCGTTGTAGCTGTGACACaatattcaacaaaaaaagcagTCATGAGAGGGGACGCTTCTTTTTGTCTGTATCATTGAAAGACCTTCTGAAAAACGTCCTTAAGAATCATGGCACTGAGTTGTTACCTAAAACGGTCAATCACGAGAATGACATCAAAGATGTGATGGATGGGGCAATGTACCAGAATCTGCTTAGACAAGGAAAACTGGCAGCTGATGATCTTACACTGATGTGGAATTGTGATGAAGTACCAATTTATGAACCAACCAGATGGTCAATTTGGCCCCTTCAGTTTACCATTAATGAACTTCCTTACACACAAAGAATGGAAAACGTGATAGTTGCAGGACTTTGGTTTGGCCCAGAAAAACCTACGATGAACACTTTTCTGAAGCCGTTCATTGATGAATGTCGTGATTTAGCCAAAAATCCATTTCAGTGGACAGATGCCAATGGCGCAGTTCACTCCTCAAAAGTGTTCTCCTTGGTTTGCTCCTCCGACGCCGTGGCAAGGCCGCTCCTTCGGAATTGCAAACAATTCAATGGTGAACATGGATGTGACTGGTGTTTACACCCTGGCAGGGTGGTGGAAAAACACAAGGGATGCATGAGGTCCTTCCCATATGATGAAAACAACCAAGCAGCAAGGTCAAACGAAATGTTTAGGGATGATGCAAAAGAGGCTGAAAACACTGGCAGTCCAAAACATGGAGTAAAAGGATTGTCCTTGCTTTCCGTACTTCCCTTGTTTGACATTGTTTTCGGATTTGTACCCGACTACCTGCACTCAGTTCTCATGGGTGTGTCCAAGCAACTAATGTCCTTGTGGTTGAACCCAGTTAACTCTACTAAACCTTGGTATGTAGGTAATGAAACTTCACAAATGGACTCCCGTCTTCTCTGTCTAAAGCCACCAATAGAAATGACCAGATCTCCACGGTCACTGAAGTGTCGGGAGAACTGGAAAGCATGGGAGTGGCGAGCATTCCTCCTATTTTATGCTATCAGTGTCCTGCCAGGTATCCTAATTCCTACATATCTGGAACATTATTTTGTCTTGTCATTTAGTATTCACATTCTGCTACAAGAATCAGTATCCCGACATGACCTTCAGCTGGCCCATGCTTCCTTGGTGCACTTTGTAAAAGCCCTGACAGAACTGTATGGTGAAGAAAACGTGTCTTTCAACTGCCATCAGTTAATCCATCTAGCTGAAAGTGTACAGAACTGGGGGCCTCTCTGGgcaacatcaacattttgttttgagagAAACAATGGAAATTTAAGGACCCTGCTTAACGGTCTTAAGAATAATCCTCTGCAAATTTACCAGAGGTTACTCGCGTGGCAGTGCTTACCCAGACACCTTAGTTCTTCAGTTTTTAACCGACAATCAGACTTTAGTGAGTTGTTGGCCAAGCTTAGACCAATAAACGATGATGCTGGCTCTGCCAAACCCCTTGGAAAATCCTGCAATGTGGACCTCACAGTATCCATCAAATTTGCGATACAAAAGCTCTTGAGTCGACCAGTTCTTGAAAAGAATGTAGAAGCTTATGACAGCTTCTCTAAGGGTCACACTGTTTACCACTCTACACAATGTAAAGGCCAAACAGACTGCATCATTAAACTCAAGAATGGCTGCTGTGGAGAAATACAGTTGATTTTACTTTATAAAGAGAACTGCAGTTGCACATCCAACTGTCTGTGCAAGGCTGTTCCAATCATTGTGGTCCATCTGTATCACATCAAACCTGATACACTGTTCCACAAAATACATCCCGCCCATCCATCAAAGGCAATCTTTGAAAAAGCAATctttgaaaaagttgaaaagacaGATCAACCTAAGGCTTTCTTCTTAGAAGATATcatgtgtaaatgtatgtatgtggaTGGTTGGCTTGTGCCTCTGCCAAACACATATGAGAGATATTAG